The window CCACTGGGTTAATAGTGGGCTTTTAAAATTACACatgaatatatttgtatttttagcaaaaaacaattaaatttgcattttattttactGGAATTAACTAATTACacttgaatgttttttttttaaccctttaaCTACATTAATATTAACTGTAAATAGGTACAACGTTTTGATCAGAAAAAATACATGGAGGTACGgagtaattaattagaaattctgaatttttgtttctttgatccTTAGCTAGTTTATCTACAAGAAGATTCGAGCTCCGAGAAGTCCACTTGAAGATAATATTATCAAATCTTGATGCCCACCCTTGTACTTCTTGTAGCCAATTGTAGATATCAAACCGTAGTTCACGCCTATTGATTGCATTGATTGACACTTGACAGTCCccttcaaaaattatatttttgtatccTCTTCTCCATGATTGTTCCATAGCATAGATTAGACTTTGGCATTCAGCTTCAATAGCAGTTTGAACTATAAATCCAGTGGTTTGTCCTGCTTCTCTAAAAAGACCTTGATCATCACGAATCAACCATGTCGATGTAGAGTGACTATTTTCATTGATGAAGCTTCCATCATAGTTGCATTTAACCCAACCAGTAGGCGGTTTTGTCCAGGTAGAGTTGTTCTCTCTATTGATACGATTGAAGAATGAATTATGCTGATTGTGCTCTGAATTTGTCATTGTGATTGTTAACCATTCATCCGCCTCTTGCTTAGCTTCGCTTAGGACTCTTTGCCAGGTATGGTTGAGCTTTTGGAAAGTGAGCTTGTTGCGGGAGGTCCATATTTTCCATAGGATCCAGAATGGTAGAATGGACAACCGATCAGAACTATTCCGCGTTTTGTGAAACTCCATAATAGCTTTGAGTTTGGTATCAATGGGTTCATTTGGATTTAGGAGGCCTCTGACTGGTATATGTGATGCACGCCAATTCTGCATAGAGTGGGGACAAGTGAAGAATAGATGTTCAGATGTCTCCTCTTCAGAAACGCATCTTTTGCAGCTTGAATTGTTAGAAATATGTCGTCGATGTAATTCAGCCTCTGTGGCCAAAGCTTTTGATGATAAACGCCACATAAAATGCTTAAATTTCGGAAGGAGTTTTGTTTTCCAGATCTCTGTTTTTGTCTGCAGATTTCCATGTGGTGGTCGAACTTGAAATTCTTGATCAGGGAGATGAGTTGCAAGCCAGTATCCagattttactgtatatataccATTCTCAGTGTAATGCCAACCTAGGTAGTCTTTGTGTTGCCAATGGCTAGTTTCATGCGCAAAATATGGTTGATATCATCCGGACGAACTCTTTCCCGTATTAGGCTTTCATTCCAACCATTTCTATTAGGCAAAAAAAGACTATTGACAAAGAGAGTATCAAGCTGTAGTTCATCTATTTGCAGAAGGGGTCAAGGTGGATGCACTGGAAACCAAGGATCTGTCCAGGTTTTAATTACACTTGAATGTTTTATTCAGCTAGTTactagtgtttttgtttttaaattatttttattgatgtcttatttttctttatgatattattttaagatttttgaagtttaaaacatatttcttcTGAATTTTTCAGTTTTGATAGATATATTATAGTCAAAATTTatctagtttatttttttcgCGTAGATGCTGTTTGATGTTTTGATATACATACACCTAACCAAAAATGGAAATAACTAAATCGAAAAAGgtcgaatatatatattttaaaaatattttttagaaatcttCAATAAATCTCTGATTCGTATCTGGTATCTGATCCAAGATCTCTATATTCCTAGAATTTGTTagaaacttaagaaaaaatgtaaaagtaatGATTATATTTTACTCATACATGCATACGCATATATAGGTCCACTTAAATAAATACTCGAAATAGATCTATAGAACCCAAAAAGGTAATAGAAGGACTGATAGAAGAAGATCGAATCAAATGCCCTATAAGTGTCAAAACCAGCAATGGTTACTTAAGTGCTTTGTACCACTTAATCTTATCCtcttattactttttttatatgttatcaaatttatatcttaaaaaccatttataaataaataaatatatatatatatatatatgcttacaCAGCATCTTCACTTTATTTTCTTGTCCGATTCTCTCGTGGGAATTTTTTAACAGGTCGTAGTAATCGAGCTTACACTGCTTTAAGTGATGTCTTTCAAttcttaacttttctttttatatatccaaaaaCTGTCTCGTTCACACTGATTATGTTGGATTATCTTACTAGTTATACAATTAGAAAGAAACTGACCCTGCCTCTACactttatttaacaaaaatatcatgtcctcttttttttcatttttaatgtaACGTCTATctaaatatcatttttaatgaaattacTTCTTTTATGAAATTACTTATAACGATTCATTTACGATTATGTTTAATGTTCTTCAAACAGGTTTTCTAACTAACTTATTTTACATTTGTACTAAATCAATTCTACGATTTTATAGTTTAGTTTGCAAGCCGAGATTtgaataaagattttttttattattaaaaaagcaTTCATTTGTCCAATATTGTATAATGCAGCGGCTATAATACAATTTTACAATGAATCTGAatttaggtatatatataaaattcagtTACTAATTTTTTAAGACAAATACTGATTGTACATACATGTGTCATGCATGCGTGTGTGCATGCAGATATATAAACTATATCAGCACATCGCCCTTAAGTTATCAGGactataaaaataattgtttggTTCGtactatattataaatatataatgtagtGACGCAAGCAATTAagtacaaaataatttatttaagaaaatgatTCGGTAGACTAGCTAGGAGGAAGAGTTTGTTCAGAattttgacgaaaaaaaaagaactgtaggaggaagcaatatatataagaaaaccatTAATTAGAGTAAGCTTTGTAGTATTCCTATAAGTAATAACATCTAACCTGTATAATAGTTTGCATAGAATATGAATATTAACTgattaaaagtaaattagagaaaaataaaattttggatgaATATCGAAAGCGTATCCAAgtggaaaaacaaatattttgaggCGAATACCATGTAACACTAACGGTTTCTTTAATCATCTTGAGGCACTTTTGTAATATACCCTAGCTATTGTTGCGTTTCTCTCCTCGTCTGTATAATTAAAAGCGGTATACACTTTGGTTTCAAAccactttgaagtttgaacaacaataaaacaagtgGTAAGGTTGTGGGATCTAGATTTAAATGTATCACTTATATGTCTTGTTATGAAAACGTGATaatattcatcaaaattttacgttttagaatatatataagttgtcCAGGATGTACCATATTAcctgtaaaaaaatataactaaaggCAAAGGAGCTAAACCGTACCATCACtgatttacaaaacattagctTTTCATTGTCTTGTGGTTACTTATTAAACATGTGTGTGTTCAGCTCAAGTGTTTCTAcgtactacttaattaaacatacatatatatatatatatatatatatatgaaaaatcaGCTATCAACTATATCATAGTAAATCGTATTTCCATTCACTGTTTATGGCTGATAAATCTTATGTGGAAAATAACATAACTTTAGCATGCGTAATTTAATCCTACTTGATGGTTTAGCATATCAACCATGCATTATAATACCTATATTTATATGCGCATTAGTATTTGAAAGCTGTATATCCATACgggttaattattattatcaactTGGCTTTTGTCTCAACAACCAAAACGAGCCACCACCAAATTAATAGCACACAATGTTAActagaaagaataaaaaattatgtttatacaTATCCGTATGCTAAGTGGAATGCTTGTGAGACTTTTGAACATTCAAAAGGCTTACTAGTTTCACTAACAAGTAACCATACATgcacattttgtttttcaagcAGACATCATTACCATATTCTCATTAAGTCTTCTACATAGACCCTTTTGggattttgtctagattttcAGATCTTTTGTATTTGGATCGTGATCTCatttgttatttgatttgatgCTAAAGCTAGATTTGAATCTTGCTTTAAACACAAACAAGACGAAATTCTAGTATAAGATTATCTAAGAAACcatacatattttttcatctagaagtatatatatatatatatatatatatatatatatatgagataaacaTATATTGTTATATCTGAATGAGTTAATTTTCGAAATATATTACTTCAAATGATAATatctttaatttcttcaaatacaacaaataaatggaattacgatttttttttggtataagatGATGTTTGCTGTTTAAATTAAGATTTCCATAGTGCGGGTTAAATTCCAACACCTACAATCTTGtcaatcatttatatatatataacgaatATGTATTCCACTAGATTGAAGAGCAATCGATCCTTTTCAATACCTTGCAGAATCGAATTTAAGCTATCGAGAGGAGTGGTAACTGACTCAGTTGAGTTAGCCAATTATTCAACCGATTAACATTCATATAAGTATACAACACATAAAGAAAACCACATATATAGTACTCGAAATTACCTTAAAAGTTAAACCTAAATGTTAAGGTAACCAaccttaaatatattttattattaaagtgAGATATGAAGAATTGTGTTACTTTATTTTACCAAATTCACGGGTCGTTACTATCACCGACTATACTTTATAGATTTGTTACGTGATCTTGAAGCTCCAAAAGATTTTTACTAAAGTTTggtcaaaattaattattaccGTGATATGATGAAAGTGTATTAGTATTGCCTTTCAGTGACAGTTTAACCGTTTCTTTCGTTTAACCAATGACAATTTAAGTTTTAAGAAGACttttatatataaccaaaacgTTAAAAACATACAAAgcttttttaaatattcatgaacaaacaaaattcaaaattatttggTTAACATGATGTAATCGCATTTGCGGTCATGAaggttattttaatttatatgtgGACTCGTTAATAGCTAGAGTACTCAAAGAATAAGTATTGGGATATATATGCATCTCTCGATCGTATGGGTTAAGAAACTATACTTCCCGTTTTTGGATGGAAAAGATATCTTATCGGATCGGAAACTATCGATGCATGGTAGTAGACTGCATGGTAGTAGTAATCGACTATCTAATCGgattgttcttgagttttgggCAATAATTGTTATAGGTCATGTTATTCGTGGTGTACAATCTATCCAAAGAGTGGAGCATATGAGGAAacaattaaccatatatatatatatatatatatatatacatattaaaaaaacaattaaccatatatgtattatttgaaTGTCGTCCACCACTACCAACATGAGCTCTATTGTCAATTATTTGGGCTCCTAAGGTATTCATGGTAAAATCAATTCTTAAATAATGAGGATTACTTATTTTGGAGGAATCATATTTATACTTTAGGGATTTGAAAATGGATATATCCATGGATTTAATGATTAAAGTGGAAGTAAGAGAACTGAGATAATATCAAGATCTCAGGGGGGTTGGAGAAGGCTGAACTGACAGTGTCTTTTAGTCGCAAGGATACATTTCAACCTTTGGCATGCAGAATCTATAAAGTATAGTTAATTTCCAAACGTTAGGTGGATGGATCTAGAAAAAGAATATGATTCAATCACGAAACTGGGTTTATATAGTGTCACATAATACCAAAATAGAGTTTTATCTAGGAGTAAATTGTCAGATGAGGAGATTGTCTCCAGGCTCCCTTTCATTCAGAATTGGAATAATGAGTATCGACTTCGCCAAGTTAATCAAATTGATGCAATTTACATTGCTTATTATAGAGTTTGTCTTAGTTCATTTCTcgcattttaattttaaaactaatttttgagctatatttgtttatacatctcttatatattaattgaaaaacaTTTTGTGAAAAAGATGTCGTTGTCAGAGAGTTCAGACATATTTTGCAATTTGCtctcattaattaatattatttacaattcATGCTATTTgatatttcacaaaaaaaaaattaaaacaatatgtCATTTCCTAAATTAAAGCTCTTTTCCTACcatacttttataaatatttcaaaattaacatataaaatctaatatCTAATTTCATTAGTAAAAATACTCATATCTTTACATTACAATACCAAAAATACATtcttaaaaatacaaaaagaatacatttttttgaatGTATATTATACTTTctagtattttatatataactatatcttagtgttttaatattaatattcaacaATTATGTAATAGAAATTACTATGGAAACacacaattttaatattaattttaacttGAATAAGATAGTAATACACATTATGTAACACaattatatatcaaactaaACCGAGTCATATAGATAGAAGTTAACGTTgctaaataaatttattttactgaGTAAACCCGAAATTCGAATTTAAACTGAATCTAGTCCAAAACTTAGATAAGAAATTAACTTCACTTATTAATATCATTTAtagtattataaaataattatttttaaaatataaatatatcagataaatttaacaaaacatttCCCGCACTTCACTATCTAGTGCATAAGTATTAACTAAACTAGAGAAATACATAATCAAGGTAAGAGAAACAAATGTGATTGACTAAAATGTTTTTCGGATACGGGTAAAATTGACTTGGCAAAcaaaatactaattaaaaaaaaaagttgcaccGTAACAATAAAAGCTGACGAACATCGAAACCTTTAATATAACTGAGAGGTCAGGTCTACAATTCAAACAAATGATGGACGTAATGGAGTCCCATGCtaacttaatattttatttgaatgttattttatattatttacagttatataatttgtttgtatcatatatacatacgtgataaataaatatataacactatatatattaaatgtatatttatttatttatcaatgaAGTactataataaaacatttaattttttttttttaatttgtgtgaaaaactttaaaatgaCAAGTAATAAAAATGGAGAactattatttttgataattatgagGTGATCCAAGATTTTACCAccaaaatgttttgttttttgtcaaaattacCACCAAAACGTTTAGGTGAAAATTCACTTAACATTACCGTTTTGCTACAATCCATATCTCTGTTAGCTTTTagtacttaaatttttttttggttgataaaTTATATGTGATAACTCTATAAATTACCGtgataagataataaatatttaaatcagctttatgtatatttttgactatattaaatataagatataaaatataaacccgTACAAATTACCTaacaaaaattaccaaaaacattTGTCGTTTGTCGTCGTCGTATTAGTAAAAGATAGACCTTGACAACACCAATCCACCAGACCAAAGCATACATAAATCTTTGAAACcttccgagagagagagagacaagaccAAAGTTGGGTCCTTTTTCAATTAAAttcttctttaaattatttataaaaaaaaacttgggaaaatTCTACAAAATCAGAACAGAGTACAACACAGTCTATTCCTATATTTCTATTTCTGTGGACCTGAAAACCGAAAATATCCTCTCATTGGCCATATTACCTTCTACACATTCCCACTGGCCAAATTCTAAAAAAGATCGACTTCAACTTCAATTGCCCAAAATCTTTGCTTTTCCCccttttttgatttcttttgggtaaaaaaaaaaaaaaaagcaaaaagatttCATCTTCCTGTTTATtctctgtatatataaattggaACCTATTTTGCTTCTTCAGACTTATCTTCTCTGTCACTAAGAGTGTTCTGTTCAAAAAGTTTGAAGCTTTCAAAGTTTTCCTTCATGGGTTTCTGATTCTGTATactaaattaatgattttttttatttgggtattagtaaacaaaaaagTGGGGAGTGACACAAGAAGCAGTATAGTCATTAGTTTCCCACTAAGCAAAGCACCGAGACTtcaccaacatcaacaacaacgaCCTAATAATATGTGTCATTGTTTGTGATTTTGGGATCATCTGAGACAATATGAGAGGAGATAGCTTCTCGGTGAGTATTGAGAATCTTCCTGATTCTCCAATGGgttcaaggaagaagaagatgaagaagatcagGAAGGTGTTTGATAAAATGACTGAATGGGTTACCCCTTGGAGAAGTAATTTTGAGAGTCCAAGAGAGAGGATGATTCTGCGTGGTGATGTTGAGCAAGATGAGTTTCAGTACGCGAGTAGTCACTGTTTGTCTTCTTACTACAGTGTCTTTGTTGCTCGCCTCGCTATTATGGTTAGATTTGTTctgctttttcttctctcttgattttgattttgtttgatttggcaTGTTTAGTTTATGAACCAAACCATTTTGCTGAGAAGAAAGGTGAAAGCTTTGTAAGTTGaggtgtgtatgtgtgtgtgtacagGTGATGCTAGCGATTCTTATAGGGCTTTTAACCGTTCTAACATGGCATTTCACGAGGGTTTACACGAAGCAGTCGCTTCAAACCTTAGCATATGGCCTTCGGTACGAGCTTCTTCAGCGTCCAGTCTTACGGATGTGGAGCGTTTTGAACACCACGTCCGAGCTAACAACAGCTCAAGTCAAGCTATCTGAATATGTTATCAAAAAATATGACAAGCCTACTACTCAAGAAGAACTCGTCgaggttttgttttctgtttcttctctgtggTCCTATGTTTGATCTGAGATcctttgtttattatttttgttaacttgACCAGATGTATCAAGCAATGAAGGATGTGACATGGGCTCTGTTTGCTAGTGCCAAAGCTCTAAATGCCATAACTATTAATTACAGAAATGGATTTGTCCAAGCTTTTCATAGAGATCCAGCAAGTAGCAGCACATTCTATATCTTCTCTGATCTAAAAAACTATTCCATCAGTGGAACGGGGCCTGGAGATGTAAGCGGGTGGAACAACCAGTCAATACACGGGAACATGTCTGCCATTTGGTACCAGCAACAGCTTGATCCAATAACAGGGGAAAAATTGGGAAAGCCTCTTAAAATCCCGCCGGATGATCTGATCAACATCGCGGGAATCTCACAAGTGCCTGATGGTGAAGCTTCTTGGCATGTGACAGTGAGCAAATACATGGACTCTCCGCTTCTCTCAGCGGCTTTGCCGGTCTTTGATGCATCAAACAAGAGTATTGTGGCTGTTGTGGGGGTGACAACTGCACTTTACAGTGTAGGGCAGTTGATGAGAGATCTTGTAGAAGTCCATGGTGGGCATATTTATTTGACATCTCAAGAAGGATACTTGCTTGCTACTTCCACAAATGGTCCTCTTTTAACAAATACATCAAACGGGCCTAAGCTAATGAAAGCCACTGATTCAGAGGAGTGGGCTATCAAGGCAGGAGCTCAGTGGTTAGAGAAAACTTATGGAAGTAACCGCCCACACGTTGTTCATGCTGAGAATGTAAAGCTTGGTGACCAACAATATTACATTGATTCATTCTATCTTAATCTCAAGAGGCTTCCAATTGTAAGTTTTTCTCTATCAAGAGTCTAAGCTAGATTTAGATGCCCAGGGTCACGTTGTTTAGTTTTCTGTTCATGTATTTTGCAGGTAGGTGTTGTCATTATTCCCAGGAAGTTCATTATGGGAAAAGTGGATGAAAGGGCCTTCAAGACTTTGGTCATACTGATNNNNNNNNNNNNNNNNNNNNNNNNNNNNNNNNNNNNNNNNNNNNNNNNNNNNNNNNNNNNNNNNNNNNNNNNNNNNNNNNNNNNNNNNNNNNNNNNNNNNNNNNNNNNNNNNNNNNNNNNNNNNNNNNNNNNNNNNNNNNNNNNNNACTTATGGAAGTAACCGCCCACACGTTGTTCATGCTGAGAATGTAAAGCTTGGTGACCAACAATATTACATTGATTCATTCTATCTTAATCTCAAGAGGCTTCCAATTGTAAGTTTTTCTCTATCAAGAGTCTAAGCTAGATATAGATGCCCAGGGtcactttgtttatttttctgttcATGTATTTTGCAGGTAGGTGTTGTCATTATTCCCAGGAAGTTCATTATGGGAAAAGTGGATGAAAGGGCCTTCAAGACTTTGGTCATACTGATTTCTGCTTCTGTCTGCATCTTCATTATTGGATGTGTCTGCATCTTAATTCTCACAAATGGAGTTTCAAAGGAGATGAAACTAAGAGCAGAACTGATAAGGCAACTGGATGCAAGAAGAAGGGCTGAAGCTTCAAGCAACTACAAAAGCCAGTTTTTAGCAAATATGAGGTTGGTCATCACTGTATCTGCAAGAAACAAGTTCTTGCGATTCTTAAGCATTTTTAACGCTTTATACTGAAATGAgcttttttggaattttctgCATAAATCTAGCCATGAGTTGAGGACACCTATGGCTGCTGTGATTGGATTACTAGATATTCTTATATCAGACGATTGTCTTTCAAATGAGCAATATGCAACAGTCACTCAAATCAGAAAGTGCTCCACTGCTCTCCTCCGTCTTCTCAATAACATACTGGACTTGAGCAAAGTGAGAAAATATCagaatcttttattttgttctggttttgatatatatgaagaaaatcTTCAAGCTTTAGTATTACATCTGCTGTCCATAAATTAGGTAGTGAGTAAACATTGTAGCTGTTTCAGCTCTGCTATTCCTAAAACTAGCATGTAATTTGCAGCTACAAGCTAATTTCTGCCTTTTTCTACCTCATAGGTAGAGTCAGGAAAGCTTGTTCTGGAAGAAGCTGAGTTCGATTTGGGACGAGAACTCGAAGGACTTGTTGACATGTTTTCAGTGCAGTGTATTAACCACAATGTAGAGACAGTTCTAGACCTCTCTGGTATGACTTGGTATTATATTTTAGACGGCCAGTGATAAATTTTCTTTACAATGAATTTTTGGGTTATGAACTCTTATGTATTTTGGTCTTTTGGCAGATGATATGCCAGCATTAGTCAGAGGGGACTCAGCAAGACTTGTTCAAATCTTTGCAAATCTTATAAGCAATTCTATTAAATTTACAACAAGTAAGTTCTGTTACCatctatcttctcttctttttcaatgACAGTGATGCACTGCTAGCTAGTCTTAAAAAGATGGTTTCTTTGCAGCTGGTCACATAATTCTTCGTGGATGGTGCGAGAACATGAATTCTCTACATGATGAGATGAGCTTAACTGTTGACAGAAAGAAACCATGGGCTCCAATGAAGACAAAAATGGTGCAACACAGAAGTCATTTCCAGAAGCCTTTTAAGAACACGAACAAAATGGTTCTTTGGTTTGAGGTTGATGACACTGGATGTGGTATGACACTTGAGTTCCTTAATTATACATATGTCCTTTTAGCTATCCACTTCACGATCTCCCAGAttctaaaatttctttattatataattattatatgcaGGAATAGATCCAAGCAAATGGGACTCTGTGTTTGAGAGCTTTGAGCAAGCTGATCCTTCTACCACTCGGACGTAAGTGATCATGATTAAGCAAAATTATGCTGCTAGGTTAATCTTATAGCTCACTTGTCATATATTTCTTCAGGCACGGAGGAACTGGTCTTGGACTGTGTATCGTGCGGAACTTGGTGCGTTAAGTCACTCACTGTATTTTAGAATCAGATGAGTCACAAAGTAATTAAATCATCTGAAACCTACTTTGTAATTTTATAGGTAAACAAGATGGGTGGAGAAATCAAAGTAGTACAGAAGAATGGCTTAGGGACGCTAATGAGACTATACTTGATTTTGAGTATTCCTGACACTGCAGATCAAAACATCCAGCCAGATTTCTCCAAATACGGTCTCGTGGTATGTAAATCTGAGAAAGAAATAGTGACGAATGCATCATGGATTAAAAGCTTACGTGTTTGTAaaagtgttattggttttgAATGCGACAGGTTTTGCTTTCCATGTATGGAAGTACAGCAAGAATGATCACATCAAAGTGGTTGCGTAAACACGGCATTGCAACTGTTGAAGCATCAGACTGGAACGAGCTGACTCACATCATTAGAGACCTGTTTGAGA is drawn from Camelina sativa cultivar DH55 chromosome 1, Cs, whole genome shotgun sequence and contains these coding sequences:
- the LOC104699767 gene encoding histidine kinase 1-like isoform X2; translated protein: MRGDSFSVSIENLPDSPMGSRKKKMKKIRKVFDKMTEWVTPWRSNFESPRERMILRGDVEQDEFQYASSHCLSSYYSVFVARLAIMVMLAILIGLLTVLTWHFTRVYTKQSLQTLAYGLRYELLQRPVLRMWSVLNTTSELTTAQVKLSEYVIKKYDKPTTQEELVEMYQAMKDVTWALFASAKALNAITINYRNGFVQAFHRDPASSSTFYIFSDLKNYSISGTGPGDVSGWNNQSIHGNMSAIWYQQQLDPITGEKLGKPLKIPPDDLINIAGISQVPDGEASWHVTVSKYMDSPLLSAALPVFDASNKSIVAVVGVTTALYSVGQLMRDLVEVHGGHIYLTSQEGYLLATSTNGPLLTNTSNGPKLMKATDSEEWAIKAGAQWLEKTYGSNRPHVVHAENVKLGDQQYYIDSFYLNLKRLPIVGVVIIPRKFIMGKVDERAFKTLVILISASVCIFIIGCVCILILTNGVSKEMKLRAELIRQLDARRRAEASSNYKSQFLANMSHELRTPMAAVIGLLDILISDDCLSNEQYATVTQIRKCSTALLRLLNNILDLSKVESGKLVLEEAEFDLGRELEGLVDMFSVQCINHNVETVLDLSDDMPALVRGDSARLVQIFANLISNSIKFTTTGHIILRGWCENMNSLHDEMSLTVDRKKPWAPMKTKMVQHRSHFQKPFKNTNKMVLWFEVDDTGCGIDPSKWDSVFESFEQADPSTTRTHGGTGLGLCIVRNLVNKMGGEIKVVQKNGLGTLMRLYLILSIPDTADQNIQPDFSKYGLVVLLSMYGSTARMITSKWLRKHGIATVEASDWNELTHIIRDLFETGSGDKSFDSQHNIANPLRAELSNIKEIENPVFVIVVDIGVLDLTTDIWKEQLNYLDRFSSRAKFAWLLKHDTSNTVKTELRRKGHVMMVNKPLYKAKMIQILEAVIKNRKRSLSGGLRNRGNISDESHDCLEIDPAQFDTCSSDDSSETSGEKQVDKSVKPSTLQSPVLKNYLIDATNGNGDSTSASMTQKNPEEEDWKDRLYSGIALDGKNLKSLEGIRILLAEDTPVLQRVATIMLEKMGATVTAVGDGQQAVDSLNYRSINAQAPTEEHKSSEEETANNFIKPWSSLRNSSTYDLILMDCQMPKMDGYEATKAIRKAEIGTELHIPIVALTAHAMSSDEAKCLEVGMDAYLTKPIDRKLMVSTILSLTKPSISQTSSST
- the LOC104699767 gene encoding histidine kinase 1-like isoform X3, with amino-acid sequence MRGDSFSVSIENLPDSPMGSRKKKMKKIRKVFDKMTEWVTPWRSNFESPRERMILRGDVEQDEFQYASSHCLSSYYSVFVARLAIMVMLAILIGLLTVLTWHFTRVYTKQSLQTLAYGLRYELLQRPVLRMWSVLNTTSELTTAQVKLSEYVIKKYDKPTTQEELVEMYQAMKDVTWALFASAKALNAITINYRNGFVQAFHRDPASSSTFYIFSDLKNYSISGTGPGDVSGWNNQSIHGNMSAIWYQQQLDPITGEKLGKPLKIPPDDLINIAGISQVPDGEASWHVTVSKYMDSPLLSAALPVFDASNKSIVAVVGVTTALYSVGQLMRDLVEVHGGHIYLTSQEGYLLATSTNGPLLTNTSNGPKLMKATDSEEWAIKAGAQWLEKTYGSNRPHVVHAENVKLGDQQYYIDSFYLNLKRLPIVGVVIIPRKFIMGKVDERAFKTLVILISASVCIFIIGCVCILILTNGVSKEMKLRAELIRQLDARRRAEASSNYKSQFLANMSHELRTPMAAVIGLLDILISDDCLSNEQYATVTQIRKCSTALLRLLNNILDLSKVESGKLVLEEAEFDLGRELEGLVDMFSVQCINHNVETVLDLSDDMPALVRGDSARLVQIFANLISNSIKFTTTGHIILRGWCENMNSLHDEMSLTVDRKKPWAPMKTKMVQHRSHFQKPFKNTNKMVLWFEVDDTGCGIDPSKWDSVFESFEQADPSTTRTHGGTGLGLCIVRNLVNKMGGEIKVVQKNGLGTLMRLYLILSIPDTADQNIQPDFSKYGLVVLLSMYGSTARMITSKWLRKHGIATVEASDWNELTHIIRDLFETGSGDKSFDSQHNIANPLRAELSNIKEIENPVFVIVVDIGVLDLTTDIWKEQLNYLDRFSSRAKFAWLLKHDTSNTVKTELRRKGHVMMVNKPLYKAKMIQILEAVIKNRKRSLSGGLRNRGNISDESHDCLEIDPAQFDTCSSDDSSETSGEKQVDKSVKPSTLQSPVLKNYLIDATNGNGDSTSASMTQKNPEEEDWKDRLYSGIALDGKNLKSLEGIRILLAEDTPVLQRVATIMLEKMGATVTAVGDGQQAVDSLNYRSINAQAPTEEHKSSEEETANNFIKPWSSLRNSSTYDLILMDCQMPKMDGYEATKAIRKAEIGTELHIPIVALTAHAMSSDEAKCLEVGMDAYLTKPIDRKLMVSTILSLTKPSISQTSSST
- the LOC104699767 gene encoding histidine kinase 1-like isoform X1, whose translation is MRGDSFSVSIENLPDSPMGSRKKKMKKIRKVFDKMTEWVTPWRSNFESPRERMILRGDVEQDEFQYASSHCLSSYYSVFVARLAIMVMLAILIGLLTVLTWHFTRVYTKQSLQTLAYGLRYELLQRPVLRMWSVLNTTSELTTAQVKLSEYVIKKYDKPTTQEELVEMYQAMKDVTWALFASAKALNAITINYRNGFVQAFHRDPASSSTFYIFSDLKNYSISGTGPGDVSGWNNQSIHGNMSAIWYQQQLDPITGEKLGKPLKIPPDDLINIAGISQVPDGEASWHVTVSKYMDSPLLSAALPVFDASNKSIVAVVGVTTALYSVGQLMRDLVEVHGGHIYLTSQEGYLLATSTNGPLLTNTSNGPKLMKATDSEEWAIKAGAQWLEKTYGSNRPHVVHAENVKLGDQQYYIDSFYLNLKRLPIVGVVIIPRKFIMGKVDERAFKTLVILISASVCIFIIGCVCILILTNGVSKEMKLRAELIRQLDARRRAEASSNYKSQFLANMSHELRTPMAAVIGLLDILISDDCLSNEQYATVTQIRKCSTALLRLLNNILDLSKVESGKLVLEEAEFDLGRELEGLVDMFSVQCINHNVETVLDLSDDMPALVRGDSARLVQIFANLISNSIKFTTTGHIILRGWCENMNSLHDEMSLTVDRKKPWAPMKTKMVQHRSHFQKPFKNTNKMVLWFEVDDTGCGIDPSKWDSVFESFEQADPSTTRTHGGTGLGLCIVRNLVNKMGGEIKVVQKNGLGTLMRLYLILSIPDTADQNIQPDFSKYGLVVLLSMYGSTARMITSKWLRKHGIATVEASDWNELTHIIRDLFETGSGDKSFDSQHNIANPLRAELSNIKEIENPVFVIVVDIGVLDLTTDIWKEQLNYLDRFSSRAKFAWLLKHDTSNTVKTELRRKGHVMMVNKPLYKAKMIQILEAVIKNRKRSLSGGLRNRGNISDESHDCLEIDPAQFDTCSSDDSSETSGEKQVDKSVKPSTLQSPVLKNYLIDATNGNGDSTSASMTQKNPEEEDWKDRLYSGIALDGKNLKSLEGIRILLAEDTPVLQRVATIMLEKMGATVTAVGDGQQAVDSLNYRSINAQAPTEEHKSSEEETANNFIKPWSSLRNSSTYDLILMDCQMPKMDGYEATKAIRKAEIGTELHIPIVALTAHAMSSDEAKCLEVGMDAYLTKPIDRKLMVSTILSLTKPSISQTSSST